The genome window GCGTTCCGTTTTTATTTACACACTAGCAGATACCTATAAGTCCTTACTGAAAACTCAAGACATTTTAGATAAACTACCTGATTATTTTATTCAAATTCATGCTTCTTATATTGTAAATCCCAAATATATCAAAGATTTTGATGCGAAAACAGTAACTATTTTGCTAAATGGAACCGAGGAACATTCACTTCCAATTAGTCGTAAGTTCCAGTCTTCTTTTAAAGAAAAATACTATAACTATCTCAGTGAAAGGAATTTCTAATGCTAATAGGATTGCGGATCATTAGTATCTTGTTTGACTTATTTCTGGCAAGTGTTTTATTTTATAGGCCAATATCCAAAAGTAAACATTCAAAAGAGACACTTTTAGCCCTTTGTTGTTTCTTGCTTTTTCATGTGGCTCTTGTTTTTCTATTTTTAGAAAGTCGCGTTTTTTTAGTTAGCAATCTCTTTCTGAGTATTGTAGAATCCGCTCTTGTAGGACTCTATTTTGATTTCTCCTTTCGTGATTCTTCTTTTTGGATATTCTTACAAACAAGCCTGACATTATTAGCCGGAGCTGTCCTCAATCAAGCTATCCAACTATTTCTTCCACTGTCAAAAGTATCGAAAAATTTAGAACTGATTAGTGGTTACCTTGCCATCAGTTTTCTTTTTTCAACTGTGATCACTCTTGTTCTTCGACAACTATTTCGAACACATCAAAAGTTAACCATGGCAACATCTAGAAGAAATTGGCTTTATCAATTTATCGTGCCGATTTTATCGATTATTTTTGCCTTTACTGTATCTGCTATTCAAGGGCAAGTATTTGGACCAGATTATCTTTCTGTCATTTCACTCTTATCTCTTATTGTATTGTCGTTTTCCTCGCTGTATTTTACCTTACATCTTTCTCAACAACAGCACGCTGATTATCAAAATAAATTAGATAAAGAACAACTTCAATTCCAATTAAGAGAAACACAACAGTCTCAAGAAGAATACCAACGATTGCAAAGTCTTCGGTATGACTTAAAAAATAAACATTTAACCCTCTTGGCACTTCTAGAAGAAAATCCTGATGAGGCTAGAGAGTACCTTCAATCGTTAACCGATAGTATTTCAGGAAAACAAACCTTTTACTCCAAAAATCCAACGGTTAATTATTTACTGAATCAAAAACTGCACGATGTGGAAGATGAAATTGAATTGGAAATTGACTGCTTTATACCACAAGAACTATCTATTCAGCCAGATGTGCTAGCTGTTATTTTAGGAAATTGTTTGGATAATAGTATTTCAGCCTGTCTTCGATTGACTGATAAATCAGAGAGAACATTGTCTCTGAATATACGTTATTTTCAACAAAATCTATTTATTTCGATCAACAATACCTTTAATGAACAGGAAAAAGAGACTCGTAAAACACGTCAAAGAGATGGTTGGGGCTTGCGAAACGTTGATGCCCTAGTACAAGAATACCAAGGAACTATCAAACGATTCAAAGAAAATGGCCACTATCGAACGGAAATTCTCTTACCAAGTCCAATAAACTAATGATCCTTCTCCTCGAGGTCTTATTCAGCTTATTTATAGAAAAAGAGGCTGGGCAAAATCTGTCCAGCCTTTGATGTTAGATAGAAATAACAGTTTAACACATTGGTTGATTGCTCATAGCACTGCTTTGAGGTGACGTAAACAGTATTTCCTTTATCTGCAACCTCCAACACTCTCCCAGACTGTTGTATCTATGCGGGGGTGGAAAAATTGAAAAGAGAGGACTTCTTTCCCACTCCATTAGGATGTAGTTAAACTATCATTAACCAACCTAAATGATGCCCCAGAAATTAAAATAATATATTTTTTAAGTCTCAATCAAATATACACTGAAACTTTCCGCTGTGAGAAAAGTGCCTGAAACACAATTGTTTCAGGCACTCGGGAGTTTTGAGACCTTAGGCTCAAAACTAAGTCATGGAACTTCAAAGAAGTTCGCTGACGTCCGTGCTCACCTAAGGAAAGTTTCAAAGATGACGTTGTCTACATTCTAAGATGCTACAGAATGAATTCTGTAGCATCTTTTTTAAATCTATTTTGTCGCAAGGATAGCGGCTTCTACTGCTGCTTTTTCCCGTTGAATCAAATCCACACGCGCTGCGATTTCCTTGATTCCCATGCTGATGTTTCGGCTGATAGCCATATCAGACAATTGTGGTTCAAAGAAGGCTTTGAATTCTGCTAAGCGCTCTGCTGTTTTGAAGGTATTGGCTGGGTAGATGACAAACTTGTCAAAGCTCATGTCTCCACCAAGAGCTGCTTTGACCCATTCCCAATTTTCACGCGCCCAAGTCCAGGCAGATTCTTGAGTGAACTCATGGTGTAAGAAGGTGAAATACCAACTCATTGCCAAGTCTTGTGGTTTCACAACATCCTTGTTCTTCCACTCTGTCAAAATCTTTTCAACTGTGTCTGCATCGGTTGTATAAGCCAGAGCTGTAGACAATTGACGCTTGAAGTTACCATCTGTCGCTTGAGCATAAGTGTTCAAGTACAAATCAGTCAATTCTTTGCTTTCATGGTGTTTGATTTGGTTAATCAAGATTTGTAAACGAATAGCGGCTGGAAGCTTGCTGATATCCTCTGCATGGGCTGCATAGATTTCACTTGCTTTAGCGCTTGCTTTTGCATCATCACCCTTGATCATATTTGAAATAACCAATTGACGAACCATTTCATCCTCATCTGCTTCTCCAGCTTTTGGTTCAAAACCAAGGCGTTCAAAGTTGAATTGGTTGAAGGTTACGAGCAACTTCTTATAGGCTGCTTCTACTTCCGTCCCTTCATCCACAAAGAGGCTGAGCCCTTGAAGGATTGATGAAACTGCAGATACAACCAAATAAGTCGTTTCTTGGGTCAATTTCTCGATGACTGGCAAGAGACTTGCATAAGAGATGACACCACTTTCTGCCAAGAGACGGCGTTCTTGAAGGATTTGTTGCTTGCTCAAGTTATCCAAGGAAGCCATATTGTCTACAATCGCATCCAAGAGCTCTCCTTGGTAATCGGTAATGTAGTGGGCTGTATTTTCCGTATTGAAACGAAGCGGTTCACTATTTGCAGCAGCAAGGGCAGCATAACCTGGGATTTCAAGCGTTTCTGTTTCAAGTGTATCTGGAATACCAGACCAGTTGCTGTTCAATGGCACAACCCATTGACGGCCTTGGTCTTCATGTTCTCCGATGAAGAATTGTTTTTGGCTGATCTTCAAGGTATCATTTTCTACCACTGCTGTAAGGACTGGATAACCAGGTTGTTCCAACCAAGAATCCATGAAGGCTGCTACATCACGACCAGAAGCATCACCTAGGGCATTCCAAAGGTCACGACCGATGGTATTGCCATATTGGTGTTTTTCAAAGTAAGCTTTGAGTCCTTTACGGAAAGCATCATCCCCTAACCAGCGGCGAAGCATATGCATGAGACGGCTTCCCTTCGCATAGACGATGGCTGGGTCAAAAAGAGTATTGATTTCATCAGGGTGTTTGACTTCTACATGGACAGATTGAACCCCATCGGTTGCATCGCGTTTCAAAGCCAATGGAACACCTGTTGTTTGGAAGTCTTCAAAGATATTCCAGCTTGGTTCGATGGCATTGACAGATACATATTCCATCATGTTGGCAAAACTTTCGTTCAACCAGAGGTCATCCCACCACTTCATGGTTACTAGGTTACCAAACCATTGGTGAGCCAATTCGTGAGCAACTACAAGAGCGACTTGTTGACGGCTAACTGCAGTTGAGTTTTCATCTACGAGGAGGTAGACTTCACGGTAAGTCACCAAGCCCCAGTTTTCCATCGCTCCAGCTGAGAAGTCAGGAAGCGCTACGTGAAGAGATTGAGGAATTGGATACTTCACGCCATAATAGTCTTCATAAAATTCGATGACACGTACAGCTACATCAAGAGAAAATTCTAAGTTTTTCAACGGATGGGCCTTGGTTGAATAGATACCTACGAGAGTACCATTTTTGGTTTTAGCTGTGATTCCTTGAAGGTCTCCTGCAGCAAAGGCAAGGAGGTAAGAAGACATCCGTGGAGTCGTAGCAAATTTCCAAATTCCTGTTTCTTTGCGGTTTTCCACATCGATTTCAGGCATATTGGAGAGGGCAATTTCCCCTTCTTCTTGGTCAAATTTCAAAGAAAGATCAAACGTTGCTTTGGCTTCAGGCTCGTCCACACTTGGAAAGGCTTCACGCGCAAAATGGCTCTCAAACTGAGTTGAGAGGACTTCCTTCTTCACGCCATCAATGCTGTAGTAAGATGGGTAAATCCCTGTCATATTGTCTGTGATGTTACCAGAATAGGTCAGGGTAACTGTCACTTGACCTGTGCCTTCCAATTCAACATAAACTGCTTCATTGGCATCATCAACCGTAAATGGACGGGCTTGACCGGCTACTTCTACTGTTTCAATGGTCAAATCCTTTTGGTGAAGCGAGATCTTGTCCGCCTTGGCTTGACCCGTGATCACCACACGACCGCTAAAGGTCTTGGTTTTACGACTTAAATCCAAAAACACTTCATAATGTTCTGGAACGAATGTTTCTACAAAATGTGCAACTGCTTGCATAATTTCCTCCTTTAAATGTTTCACGCTTTTCCAATCAAAAGCCCTAATAAAACTATTTTATCACAAAGTTGGGATAAAAGAAAAGACAAGCATGACAATGCCTGTCTGAGATCGAAAAGACTCCATGATCTTACATTTCGATAATTTTACCTGTTTCAAAGTAAACTACCCATTCACAGATATTTTTTGCATAATCTCCGATGCGTTCCAAGAAGTTGATCACTTGGAAATAATCACGACCAGTCACGATGGACTCTGGATTTTTCCGAATTTCTTCTGTTGCTAATTCTTGGATGCTATCGAAGTAATGGTTGATGACTTCATCTCGTGAAGCAACTTCATAGGCCAAATCCACATCGCCTTTGAGGTAAACATCTAGTGTCGCTTCGACAAAATCTTTGACTTCACGGCCCATCTTGCTGATTTCTTCCTCAACAGATTGGATACGGACTTCCCCTTTCATGCGAATCGTTGCCTTGGCAATCGATACTGCGTGGTCCCCCATCCGCTCCAAGTCAGAGACTGCTTTTAAGACGGTCATCACGACGCGAAGGTCTTGTGAAACCGGCTGTTGAAGCGCGATAATCTCAAAAGACTTGCGCTCAAGCTTCACTTCGTATTCGTTGATCTCCGCATCATCTTCGATGACCTGACGGGCCAATTCACGGTCATGGGTCACGAAAGCACGAACCGTACGGTTGATCTGACTCAACACTTCATTTCCCATTGCATAAAACTGGTTATGCAACTTATCTAAATCTTCTTCAAATTGAACTCGTAACATTTTATTTTCTTCCTATCCAAATTTACCAGAGACATAGTCTTCTGTTTCTTTCTTAGCTGGGTTCAAGAACATTTCATTGGTGTCATTGTACTCGATCAAATCTCCATCCAAGAAAAAGGCTGTTTTATCGGAAATCCGACTTGCTTGTTGCATGGAACGTGTCACCAAGAGCATGGTGTAGCGGTCTTTTAGTCCATACAAGGTTTCTTCAATTTTCCCAGCTGAAATTGGGTCCAGCGCTGAAGTTGGTTCATCCAAAAGAATAATCTTTGGACTGGTCGCAAGAACCCGCGCCACACAGACCCGCTGCTGCTGACCACCGGAAAGTCCGATCGCTGAATCATGCAGGCGATCCTTGACTTCATCCCAGATGGAAGCGCGTTTCAGAGAGGTTTCAACTGCTTCATCCAAGACAGCCTTGTCCTTGACACCATTAATCATCAATCCATAAGTCACATTATCATAAATGGACATTGGGAAAGGATTGGGCTGTTGGAAGACCATTCCGATTTCCTTACGCAATTCGACCGTATCGGTCCGTGGTCCGTAGATATTATGTCCATTGTAGAGGATGGTTCCTGTGGTAGTGACCTCATGGTTGAGGTCGCCCATGCGGTTAATGGCTTTTAAAAGGGTAGATTTCCCTGATCCTGAAGGACCAATCAAGGCCGTAATCTCCTTTGGAGCAAAGTCCAAGGAGACGCTATTTAGAGCCTTCTTTTTATTGTAATAAACCGACAAGTCCTTGACTTGCAAAATTGGTTCTGTCATTCTATTTTCCTTTTTGTTGTCATTTTACTTTATCCAAAGTGACCCGATACATAATCGTTGGTCGATTGCAATTTCGCATTTTGGAAAATATTCGAAGTCTTATCGTACTCGATGAGGTTTCCAAGGTAGAAGAAACCAGTATAATCACTAGCACGGGCTGCTTGTTGCATGCTGTGGGTCACGATGACAATGGTATAATCCTTCTTCAACTCAAGCATGGTTTCTTCTAATTGCGCTGTCGCGATCGGATCAAGCGCTGAAGCAGGCTCATCCATGAGTAAGATATCTGGCTTCACAGAGATGGCCCGGGCAATACAAAGTCGTTGCTGTTGGCCACCTGAAAGTGTCAGAGCTGATTTATGAAGATCATCCTTGACCTGATCCCATAGAGCTGCCTGTTTCAAAGAAGTTTCGACCAATTCGTCCAAGATCTTCTTGTCTTTCACCCCAGCACGTTCATGCGGGAAGGTGATGTTTTTATAAATCGATTTGGCAAAAGGATTGGGCCGTTGGAAAACCATCCCAATGTGCTTGCGCATTTCATAAACATTGATATCTGGACGATTGACATCGATTCCTTCATACCAAATTTCACCCGTTACACGCGCAATATCGATGGTATCATTCATCCGGTTCAAACTACGAAGGTAGGTTGATTTCCCAGATCCTGAGGGACCGATCAAGGCTGTAATCTTATTCTTTTCAAACTGCATGTCGACGCCTTTAATGGACTCGTTCGTTCCATAATAGACATGCAAATCTTTGGTCGATAGGACCACCTTTTCTTCAGGAAAAGTAATGATGTGTCTCTCATCCCAATTGTATTTTGACATTTCTTCTCCTTTAAGCAGATGTTAGTTTTTTATGGAGGTAACTTCCGAGTTTGCGCGCTCCAAAGTTAAAGATCAAGATAAAGATCAAAAGAACGGCGGCAGAACCGGCTGAGACTTCGATCGAGTCTGGAATAGTTCCTTCACTGTTGACCTTCCAGATATGGACGGCCAAGGTTTCAGCCTGACGGAAGATCGAAATTGGACTGGTCACACTAAAGATATTCCAGTTTGACCAATCAAGGGCTGGAGCCGACTGACCTGCTGTATAGATCAAGGCTGCAGCTTCCCCAAAGATCCGTCCAGAGGCTAAGACAACCCCAGTGATAATACTTGGAAGAGCTTCTGGAACCACGACATGGATCACAGTTTCCCAGCGAGACAAGCCCAGTGCTAGACCTGCTTCGCGCTGTGTATGGTGAACGTGCTGCAAGCTATCTTCGATATTGCGGGTCATCTGTGGCAGGTTAAAGACGGTCAAGGCCAAGGCCCCTGAAATGATCGAAAATCCATATTTGAACTGGACAACGAAGACCAGGTAACCAAAGAGACCTACAACGACAGATGGCAAAGAAGACAAGATCTCAATACAGGTACGAACCAAATTGGTCAAACGACCTTTTTTAGCATACTCAGAGAGGTAAATCCCAGCTCCAAGAGAAAGTGGGAAGGAAATCACCAAGGTAATGACCAAGAGGAAGAAGGAATTATACAATTGAATTCCGATCCCTCCTCCTGCTTGGTAAGAAGAAGATTTCCCAGTCAAGAAGTGCCAAGATACATGGGGCAAGCCACGGACCAAGATATAAAGGATCAATGAGGCAAGAATCGCAACGATGATCCCTGAAATAGCATACAGCACTCCTGTTGCAATTTTATCCATTCGTTTAGCGTGCATAGTTCTTCTTACCTCTTTCTTTCGTAATCAGTTTAATCACACTGTTAAAGGCAAGACTCATGAGGAGCAATACCAAGGCTAGTGACCAAAGAACATTGTTATTGACCGTACCCATGACGGTATTTCCGATTCCCATGGTCAAAATAGAGGTGAGGGTGGAAGCTGGTGTTGTGAGCGAGGTTGGTACCACTGCCGAGTTTCCGACCACCATCTGGATAGCCAAGGCTTCCCCGAAGGCACGCGCCATACCAAAGACAACCGCTGTAAAAATTCCTGAGCGGGCTGCCTTGAGCGTGACATGCCAAATGGTTTGCCAGCGGGTCGCACCCATGGCCATACTAGCTTCCCGGTAATGACGGGGAACAGCTCGGAGGCTATCGGTCGTCATAAAGGTGACAGTTGGCAGGATCATAACAAAGAGGACAAAGACCCCTGAGAGAATCCCAAAACCAGTCCCACCAAAGAGACTACGCGTAAATGGGACGACCACTTGAAGGCCAATAAATCCGTAAACAACTGAAGGAATTCCCACTAAGAGCTCAATCGCTGGTTGCAAGAAACGAGCTCCTTTAGGAGAGACTTCTGTCATGAAAACAGCTGCACCAATGGCAAACGGCGTTGCCAAGAGGGCAGAAAGCAAGGTTACAATAAAGGAACCTAGAATCATTGGTAGGGCTCCGAATTCCTTTGCAGCAGGATTCCAAGAGCTCCCAAATAGAAAACTAAAGATATTGACTTTATTGACAAAGAAAGTCGATAAACCTTTTTGGGCCACGAAAATCAAAATCATGGCAACGACGACAACAATCAAACTCATGCATAGAAAAGTAATGGTTCTGCCAAATTTTTCTAGGCGGGAGTTTTTTGATTTCGTCAGCATTTTTTTTGCTACTTCGTTCATTTTTTACCTAATTCTTTTATTTTTTTGTCACATTCCCTTTTAAATCACGGGTAACTTTCATGTCATTGATCGGGATATAACCCATCTTGCCAACAACTTTTTGCTGAACCTCATCGGTCATCATGTAGTCAATGAATTTTTTAGACAACTCATTAGGTTTTCCCTTAGTATACATGTGTTCGTAAGACAAGATTGGCCAGTTATTGTTGACGACATTGGCTTTAGTTGGTTGATAGCCATTAAGCTTCATGGTTTTAACACTGCTATCCAAGTAGGTAAAGGCTAGATAAGAGATGGCTCCTGGCGTCTGAGAAACGATGTTTTTCACCATTCCATTAGAGTCTTGCTCTTGAGCCTGCTTGGGTTGTTTGCCATCCATAATAATGGCATCAAAGACAGCACGGCTACCAGAACCAACCGCTCGGTTCACAATCGTGATTTCAAGATCTGGACCTCCCAATTGCTTCCAGTTGGTATATTCACCCGTAAAGATCTTTCGCAATTGCTCTGTTGTCAAATTATCTACTGAGATATTTTTATTGGCAATGATGGCTGTCCCTGCTACGGCTACCTGGTGATCGACCAGACTAGAAGCATCAATCCCAGATTTTTCCTCTGCAAAAAGGTCACTATTTCCGATATCAACAGCGCCTGATTGAACTTGTGAAAGTCCTGTACCAGAACCTCCTCCTTGTACATTCACAATCTTACCAGGATGTTCTTCAATGTAGCGATCTACTACTCCTTCAACCAAGGGTTGTAAGGCAGTCGATCCGACAGCAGTGATGGATTCTCCGCGATTGATCCAAGACGCACAAGCAGATAAACTTCCTGCTAATGCGATCGTCGCTAGTCCTAGGATCAGCTTTTTAGACTTTTTCAAATCATGTCTCCTTGATATTTCACTATTTCACTTATGATTTTGACAAGTTTTTTTCAAAAAAACCTGTACTTCCACTATATCATAGAACGGGTTCTTTGCCCAGCATTTTACCTAAAACGAAGCCCCTTTGGATAGAAATTTTTCAGGGTCTGTCCGGTCACTTTGGCAAAGCCCAAACCATTGCCTTCAACCAGGACCTGGTACCATCCATTTGGATGCGTTTCCTTTAATTGAACCGTCTCTCCCGCCACATAATGAACAAAGTCTTCAGGCGTGATCGAAACGGTCTCTTTGACCTCACTCGGTTTTAGAGCAAGGCCAAGGGCAAAACTAGGTTCAAATCGATTTTTCTTGAAGGTGCCTAGATGCAAGCCATTTCGGGCGATTTTTACTTTTCGCAAATCTGGTAAACCAAGTGAAACCAAGTAGAGTTCGTCCCCAAAGGTTTCGAGGACACCTTCTAGAGTGATCTTCAAGTGTTTCTTAGCAAACTCCTGCCACCATTTCTTTTGTTCTGCAGATAATTGGTCCTTTTTGGAAGGGATTTTGGCAGGTCGATTCTCTCCTAGATAACGGAACTTAGCAACAAATTGTCCCTCCCCTTTAAAGAGATGAGGATACATGCGCGCCGTTTCTGGATGGTCAATGCCTTCTGCCATACCATTGATCTTCTCGATCGTTTCCAGCTCCAGATTATAGTTTTCCACAAGCCAGGATACGATCTCTTCATTTTCCTCAGGAGCCCAGGTGCAGGTTGAATACACCAAGGAACCACCTGGAACCAACATCTTGAGGGCATCCTCTAGAATCTCTCTTTGAAGGAGACTGCACTCTCGAGGGTAATCGACAGACCAATAGTCCATGGCATCTGGTTGCTTGCGGAACATCCCCTCACCTGAACAAGGGGCGTCTAGTACAATCAGATCAAAAAAGCCTGAGAAAACCTTTGCTAGACGATCGGCAGACTCATTGGTTACTAGCACATTTCGCGCACCAAAGCGTTCGACATTCTCTACAAGAATTTTCGAGCGGCCCTTGTGGATCTCATTGGAGACCAAGAGTCCCTGATTGTCCAAATAAGACAAGAGTTGGGTGGTCTTTCCCCCAGGAGCTGCGGCCAAGTCTAAGACCTTCATTCCTGGCTTAGGCTGGGCGACTTGGGCCACTATCTGAGCTGCTGGCTCTTGCGAATAGACCAAGCCCGTTGCGTGCTCGATGGATTTTCCTGAGACCTTTCCATAATGGCCCCAAGGGGTATTGGGAATCGGATCATCAAATGCTTTTTGAGTTTCTTTCAAAGGATTAGTCCGAAAGGCAGATACTGCTTCTTGTTCAAAGGTCGCAAAAAAAGCAGCAGCATCCTCACCTAGAAGATGCTGGTATTTTTCTTTAAAACCATTGGGAAAATTCATTTAACTTCTCCCTTTCTTAAGATAAGTTTGAATTTCTGTTAACTTCACTTTTGGAACCATCATAATGGGTTCCACTGACTGGTAATTAGGTTTATCTCCATTTAGATTTAAAACGGTATAGCCCAACTGTTCCCCCATGATCGCAGCTGCGGCATAATCCCAAGGCCAGATATAGCTAAAATAAGCTAGAATCCCACCTGAGAGAATTTTTGAAAAACTAATACCGGCACTTCCGTAGACCCGAATGCCAAGAGAGTCCATACCAAGATCGGCCATGCCCCAGTCATTTTTCTCAAGCATGCCGACATTTGAAGCAATCAAAAGGTTTTCCAGAGGTTGGTCCACAAAGGGCGTCAGTTCAACCTCATTGCGATAAACAGGGAATTCTCCACCCCCGTAAAAAAGGTGATCCCGCATCACATCGTAGATCAGGCCAAACTGACCAATTCCGTCTTCAAAATAGGCCACCATCACCGCAAAATCTTCCTTTTGGGTCACAAAATTATTGGTCCCATCAATGGGATCAATCACCCAAACGGATCCTTCTGAAATCGGGGAGCGAAGGCCATCTTCCTCCGCAAAAATCCGATCTTCTGGGTAGCGATGTGTGATTTTTTCAACCAAATCCTTTTGAACCTGTTGGTCCATCTGGGTTACTAAATCTGTTGGCCCAGTCTTTTTTGAGATCATCAAGTCATCATGGAGATGAAGACGTAAGTAGTCTCCAGCCTCTAAAACGATTTGTTTGGCAAACTCTAACTTATTCTTCAAGAGAAAACCATCCTTCCTCTTTTTGCTTTGCAGCCTGGGTCACACGATAGAGAGAATAACCGCTCACTTCTTCGAACTCCCGTCCAAGACGCTTTTCTTCTCCGATACTAGGTACGACCTTCTTAAAAGCGCGGTAGGCTTCCATGTATTCTTTGGCTTCTACCTTACTTTCATAGGCTTCTTCAACTTTATTGAAAAAAGAAAGCACTGAAGCAAGCTCTTCAGTGCTCCACGATAAGTCCAGTGGGTAACTATAATTTTTTTGCATTCGACATACTTCTTAGTTTATTTCTGCTCTTAGAGTGGCAGAGCGTAACTCTTGTTTGCGATAACTCCGTGGCAAGAAGGCCCGAATTTCATCTTCGTTAAAGCCAATCTGCATGCGTTTGTTATCTAAAATAATCGGTCTCCGCAAGAGACTAGGATTTTCCTCAATCAGACGGATCAAAGCTGAGATGGATAAATCTTCAACATCAACATCCAATTTT of Streptococcus sp. S5 contains these proteins:
- a CDS encoding RsmF rRNA methyltransferase first C-terminal domain-containing protein produces the protein MNFPNGFKEKYQHLLGEDAAAFFATFEQEAVSAFRTNPLKETQKAFDDPIPNTPWGHYGKVSGKSIEHATGLVYSQEPAAQIVAQVAQPKPGMKVLDLAAAPGGKTTQLLSYLDNQGLLVSNEIHKGRSKILVENVERFGARNVLVTNESADRLAKVFSGFFDLIVLDAPCSGEGMFRKQPDAMDYWSVDYPRECSLLQREILEDALKMLVPGGSLVYSTCTWAPEENEEIVSWLVENYNLELETIEKINGMAEGIDHPETARMYPHLFKGEGQFVAKFRYLGENRPAKIPSKKDQLSAEQKKWWQEFAKKHLKITLEGVLETFGDELYLVSLGLPDLRKVKIARNGLHLGTFKKNRFEPSFALGLALKPSEVKETVSITPEDFVHYVAGETVQLKETHPNGWYQVLVEGNGLGFAKVTGQTLKNFYPKGLRFR
- a CDS encoding inositol monophosphatase family protein, translating into MKNKLEFAKQIVLEAGDYLRLHLHDDLMISKKTGPTDLVTQMDQQVQKDLVEKITHRYPEDRIFAEEDGLRSPISEGSVWVIDPIDGTNNFVTQKEDFAVMVAYFEDGIGQFGLIYDVMRDHLFYGGGEFPVYRNEVELTPFVDQPLENLLIASNVGMLEKNDWGMADLGMDSLGIRVYGSAGISFSKILSGGILAYFSYIWPWDYAAAAIMGEQLGYTVLNLNGDKPNYQSVEPIMMVPKVKLTEIQTYLKKGRS
- a CDS encoding UPF0223 family protein — translated: MQKNYSYPLDLSWSTEELASVLSFFNKVEEAYESKVEAKEYMEAYRAFKKVVPSIGEEKRLGREFEEVSGYSLYRVTQAAKQKEEGWFSLEE
- a CDS encoding Spx/MgsR family RNA polymerase-binding regulatory protein codes for the protein MITLFLSPSCTSCRKARAWLKKHDVPFKEHNIMTSPLSKQELTSILALTENGTDDIISTRSKIFQKLDVDVEDLSISALIRLIEENPSLLRRPIILDNKRMQIGFNEDEIRAFLPRSYRKQELRSATLRAEIN